The DNA window TGCACAACACGGCTAGAATATTtttattgagaatttttttgttttgttcagcATTTTCTTCTCTTACTAGATAGTATTTTTTgccttaataatttttttttttggattagAGAAGGAAATAAATAATTCACTCTTTAGTCTTTGTTGCCAGACTGTATGAATGGGTGATAGAAATCCTCTTGAATAGGGTGGCTCACAAAGCGGTCATCAAAACATCGCACAGAGTTTAGATGTTTAGAtgtgttttaagttttttagtTTAGATGTGTTTTAAGTCTATGGAACATCCATCATGATAAATCAATTTAATAGGTTATCAGATGACAGCAATGAACAAAGTTCTGACACACCTGCTATAGAGCGTGCAATGAGTGCTTCCTGTActacaccagtggcgtggcgtgctttgcgatatatcgattgatttgccatttaaacctatggtaaagaatcgatttaaggtgttcgctgcaaacaccctgtttatcaatccttttccataggttcaaatggcgtaacaatggatatattgcaattcacgccacgcctctgtaCTACACATTTCAGGAAGGCGCTGTCTCCTATTTACACAATCTGGCTATTTGGAGACAATGGCGAACAACAACTGAAGTGGCACCAAGTGGCAaataattagcattttttttctgaatctgtatcactggaaaaaaaagtaaataatacaAAGCTTGCAACCTGTGACTAACATGACCATGTACTGACCGTTTTCTGCCTTTAAAACCTAATTCATGTTGAATTTCCAAGCATTCTCAGTGGCATGACACAAAAATAATTCCTCGGAATTGTTGTAGTAATCCAAAGTTTCTTCTAAGAAATTAAGTTTAAGTTAAATTAaactaaattcatttttttaggggagggggggggggagatactCAACAGCTATTTTAATTCTCTggtatttttacagaattttccaTCTTGGTACTTTTCTATCAGAAGTCTCTCAAGTAATCAAAGTTCCATCTGAAGAAATTATCAAATGATTTACTCTCTAGACCTTTCAATCTCATTTTACAATCTTCAGTCAGTTTTCTTAGAAGAACTGAATTAACTATCATTATCCTACAGAACCTTTTCATTCATCGGATACCTTCCTCGTGGTTTATTAATAAATGCATTTAAACTGTGATGCTGAACTATTTTTTACAGGTTTTCATCCGACCAGTTTAAAATCTCTGAATACTTCTTCAAGAGTTAGTGATATACCCATCTCATCTAGTAATGATCGTGCCACGATTTTGGGTGAAGTGAGCAGGTGGAGTTCAGTGGAGAAAATAGGAGAAACTTCAgagcagaagaaaaacatcACAATCTCCAACTCAAATCTACAAGGAGATGTTGAAACTTCTGAGACAAAGCCTAGCTCATCAGGAGAAGATCTCAATTCTTTCAAACCGTTCGCAAGCGACCCCAGCAAGCAAAAACGTTATGAGCAATACTTGTTGTTTGTAAGATTAGGAGTTAAAGGTATGCTcagttaaaagttatttttaattcttgaaataaaaactttCGAGGTTCTAGAGCAGGGATTGAGAGTGAAATCTGCGAGCGACCTGAAGGGCTGGTAATCTCAATTCCTAGGATCTGTTTCTGCACCTAAAGACCAGAGACCCTTTTACTGGAATCTAAAATCGGACTCAAGTCTATGAGTTGACTCACTTCAGTAAGACTGTTTGTACGACTAAAAAGCATAGAAGCACAGTTTTGATCAGAACAAGCACTTGTGCAGGAAAGACTGCTCAGTCATAAGATTTGGCTGTTCACGCATCAAGAACACCCAGAACTGGGCAACTTCAATTACTTCCCATGTACGATGCATCCTGCCAAGAAGATTTAAAGTGTTCTTGGAGAGCAGAATTTTCCAGAAAGACCAGAACCAGGAATTGAGAATCCCTACTGTAGCTAAAATGCACTGCAAGCAAATTTACCGCCGTCTATTTGCAAACACTTGTGAGCTTGAGTCCCTTTTTTGTTGACAAGAGACCTTAATCCCGATGGCTTGATGCCCAGGACTCAGGAGTAGCCATGGTTAAGAATAATTTTGCAAGACCAGCCCCTCGGAGTCAATAAGGCCTGTGGCCAAATCGCAGATCTGGCTCTAAAGAGCCTGAGTTTGCGTTTGAAGTGCCAGAGTTTCAACTCAGGAGACTGTGAAGATCCTTTTTCTAGACTTTTCTACTCATTAGATTAGATTTGCATACGTATGGAAGTTAAAGTCAAAGCCTCTAATGAGAAAAACATTTAGGAAGTGCCTTGAAAGCTAGGTATAAGCTTCTGTAGTAATTGGTATTTTTAAAATGGTAGCTCTTGAGAGGGAATGACTCTCTAGCATAAGTCATGGAATGGAACAAAATTTATCTCATAAGGGTTGTAACCAGTGGACAGAAAAAATTGCTGTGATATCGGAATCTGAAGTCCAGCTTTTTATAGCATGAGCGCATCAGAAAAAAACCTTGAGTTGACTCATTATTATTCGatagaaaacttaaaaatgaatgatgttatcttattcaaagtaattttaaCCAGAAACATTAAAAGGCcctttgaaaattgagtttgatAACATGTGTACCAAGGGTTCCCTCACAAAATTCTTGTAATGTGCACCATCTTttactcataattttttaaaagaaatttttacgCAAAATTTTATACACCAGActctgttttctgtttttttttaatgaaattgttaccctttttttttattttagtaaaaatttttATCATGGAACCATCATTGATCATAGGCCGTAGATATCTCTCACTCTTTTATTCTTTGGTTGTTTTTATGTTATCTCCTGTCTACTCctccatttttttattcctattcCGTTCTTTACAGACAAATTAGCCTCAATTCAACCATCATCCATGACAGAATGGGAAAAAGAACATGAGCGGATTgagtttgaaggcgctttccGACTGTACAAACCCATGTCCGGAGACATTGCTGAGCGATTTACACGTGCTCAGGGAGAAGACTCTCTCGATCCTCTTGCTCAGGTGGAGAAAACTGTTGATCCTGTTTTAAAGCAAATGCAAGATGCAGCCAAGATGAAAATGTTTGGCACCTTAACACGCCAGGTGTTCTCATGGCAACCTGACTCTTTAGTATTCAAACGTTTCAACATTGCTGAAACAAGTTGTGAGAGGTACTTTATTATTTTATCTTTGAAAGTTTTGCTGTAAGAATTGGTCAACTGTGTATAATTTTTCAGGTATAGCCCTCTAAAGAAAAATCCGATTTGATTCGAGTGATGGATCGTATAAAGACCTTCAGAAGTCTCCTCTGtcttttttaaccatttttttcaagtgaagcTGAGCTGGTGAAGTATCGATTGGCAGATAAGTTTCCAAGTCAAACTATTAAAGCCTTCACTTATAAATTGTAATATTTGTAGAAAAGTGTTATAATTTGAGTTTTTTCGAAAGTTTAGTTTAACAAATTGAATTTCTTCATTATTATTCCTCTTATGTCATTGTGAACATTCCTAGATTAGGAATtaataaaagtaaataaatttttGGGGTAACTTACAGAGGTAGCTTAGAAGCAGCCctagaaaggaggaaaaacaagccaaaattttcactcttcaACTTTACTGATGCTCCAATCCTCAAGTCTAGTCACTCACCAATTCCAACCTCAGAGGAAAAAGGCAACCCTTCAAATTCCACAGAAGCGGTAAAAGTAACAACGAGAGAAGCCAGTTCAACGCTTTTGGAAGGACTACCATCTACATCTCATTTGGATCAAGTAAGTCAATGCTTTTGGagaattttgccattttttagaGACAATCTGCACCAACAAGGAATATCACTCTAGCATGAGTGAGATTCACTGTGCGCAATGAACTTTGAGTAGTTCTTATAAGTTTATCATATAATCAAAGATGGGAATGGATCCTAGTCTCTGGATTCTCAGATCATTTCTTTATTTCGAGTGGCTTGACTTCTCTGCTCCCCAGGTATGATTGAATGTTTCTCACGATGGTGCACATGTcaggcattggcggatccagaattggcaacattgtttttctccatttaaaactaatgaaatgtatcgattcttggcggagccagctgctccgacaagaatggattatttaacataggcttaaattgaggaaatccggtgttgccaagttgctggatccacctctgatGTCAGGTTGCTCCAAGATGAAGCTTTTAGCGCCATGTGGGGAGTGGAGAGCACAGCTCTGTCACTCAAGTGTGAGTCAGTTCTCCAATGTAAGTCTGTTTTAATTACTTTTGAGAGGATTGGGCTCAATGCTGAAcccaaacttaaaaatttggtCTTCTTCTCCTCCCACTCacaccaaattttctctgaagaatgaaaaacaacttaatcagccaaaatacacataataaaagaaTAACTTAATTTGGGTAAAAGGCTGCTCTCTCTGAAGGCTCTGCTCTGAAAGGCTATCTCTGAAGATACAAGCTGGGTCATGCCTAAGACATGTAGGCTGAAGGCCGCAAATTCTTTCTTCAAGAGTTAAACTTTAATCTTTGGTTGTTCATTGTTTCAATCTCTCTATGCTCTTCTTTTTTGCAGGATGTACTTAAACTTACTATTGAAGAAAGACTGAAAATGTTCCGAGACATATTCCTTGATTCAAGTGATGATGAAGACGTTCAAAAATCCCCTGGAGTCAGAgacaaaattgatgaaaatgccTCTGTCGGTCAAGATTGTCAAACTCGGAGCATTAGTAAAGAGCCAGTCAATATCATCCGCAACACTGCTCCTGCAAAGGGTATTTTTGCTAATTTAGACTTAGATAAGTTAGCGATGCTCCCTCAAAGTAATTCTGCAGATGACAGctctgattcaagcaaatcCTCTGATAGTGAAGAGGATGCTGCGTCAGTTTTTGGCCCTCAGCTTCCCTCCAAATGTACTTCCAGTAATACTAGTTCATCTGCAAAAATTAGTGTTAAGTCATTAATAGAAAAGTCAacatcaaaaactaaaaaacacgAGTGGATTGAAGAAAAACCAAAGGAGAGGAAGCACAAAAAACACAGAAAGGATCATAAAAAACATAAATCTaagagtaaaaagaaaaaacgcaAGAAATCAAAATAAGGCATGTATCCAAAAATGTCTTAATGAAGTTGATTTTACGATTTTTAATTCTACAATGAAGCAGTTCATGCTTGTTACACCTAAGTGCATTCTTGTGAtcaatgaaataaattttttttatttacttatgaTATCTTtgtctacttttttttctgtcccctaacaaaaattcataaatatttcctgtttttttacttttgatcCAAAGTGTAACTATGCAACaaagttaaacattttaaaacttttgccaTCGATTTACTATACATTATAACTCCGTCCAagaacagtcaattttcattcatttttcctttttccttttttcccttctaattagaaaataaagtatccAATGCACGTTAATACCTCAGAACTGAATATCAAAAAAACTTAATACATATCGACGATGTAACTAACAGAccatgtatcttggtttgcaatgtcgcagacttcctgtcatactttatttcttagaTGAAAAACTTctcaactttaatttttgaaaactccttgatttttcttctttgagtgaagaaaaatctgtgacaACTTCAACCTTCAACGAATGATATCGGTTTgttttcctttacaaaaataaaatgggaacagagatttttaaacactgcaaatgagataggtctgatagtttcaccatcgatacagcacacagtgcggcatccttatgGAGGATGCGGACAAGAATTGGTAAAAGACTCTTAACTCTATATAATGAATATACTAACATTGACGTAGGAAAATCCattggcactatcaaagtaaaacactcaaGGAATAAGAAATGTTATAATTCAGAATTCTTTgcgtattttttaagaaaaattcatttgaagttggcaaccttgAAATTAGCCCTATattttaacaatgtaaaagcgacatgaaacacccaaactttacTTAACTTTAAATATCACTGTCAGTCACgaaaagtcgcaagatctttttggtagaattgaagttggatatctgaggattaagacAATGTTAACaacccagagcattttgcgcTCCATgggagaaatcttcatttgaagtttacatctttttcccgtgtatttcttatggaccaGTGATTCTTGATCCATTTCCTGCCCACTTTCTACCCAAATTTCAAGTagttttatgtgaaaaatttgaaatttaccaTCATTGTAagtcagaaatatttttaagatgactaactccaaaaaaaatgtttaggtgtcgagtgtgaatttttgaattttgtccacagagggccgtACTGTGCAGCATCTTGCTTGCTATGATGTGGCGGGAAATTTTTAATTGACCAAGGTGAAAGTAGACAAATCAAGAAATTCTCTgtttaaaagaataataattttcaTGTCTTCGAATAAACAcaataaacatgaaaaattacattttcttcattaaatatgATCAAAAGTGTTCCCAAATTTTGGAAATCCATCTCAATTGCTATACATGGAGGAAGCTTAAAATATTTgtggaaattgaattttgaagaaagatatTTTTTGTCGGTAATACGAGCAAACTGTCTTTCATAAACATTATCCGCCATCATGGATGGTACTAAATTGTAGTTTTCCCCGAATCGAATCAATGAGATTTTCCCCTTAAATCAAACGTGGATTGCTGTGTATTTAAATCATTGTCGTGTATAGTTTATAagctttttattattattacgtCCCCTCATCAACCGTGCCCACGAGTATGTAGTTTATTTTCGTGGCAGTAGTGGGGTAACCTACTTTTGCTCTCTTCAGTCTGTTACACACCTCTCTATCTATAGTTTCCGGAATTCTCGTCGCAATTTGCAGTTAAGTCACTGCACAAATATGCTATATTTTCTCCCTTCAATGGTGAAATAAAGTCTCAAATCCATTATATCCTCAATCATTCCACAATGGAGACGGAGCCAACGGTGGCTGAGCTGAAGCAGGAGATCGACCGCTTGCA is part of the Bemisia tabaci chromosome 1, PGI_BMITA_v3 genome and encodes:
- the LOC109035566 gene encoding G patch domain-containing protein 1, whose protein sequence is MSSDSEDEDFVQFGTPLEPMEEDSIKSKKFQKVEDQIATDQYGRRRFHGAFTGGYSAGFFNTVGSLEGWKPASFKSSKSSKAEVRSQRAEDFMDEEDTSEFGIAPKAIRVKNTFSDSSGAKRKLPQYHSGPIPGVPVLSEILKPVSETIGVKLLKSMGWKPGQGIGPRITKSEKSKMKERLKKSAMGKKVYGCATFPPSEKQKSSSESDDSGNDDREEILLAPLEFEQYVVQPKNNSFGIGYSGLDRHSVLSSRHYSLFDQPSGVNLTEKQKKVSIRGHAFGVGAFETEDTDIYAQEDMSQYDFSLPCPTASKGVKSSSKLALQYESEVIDGFVVAEKFILKKKFFPPPQLPPGFHPTSLKSLNTSSRVSDIPISSSNDRATILGEVSRWSSVEKIGETSEQKKNITISNSNLQGDVETSETKPSSSGEDLNSFKPFASDPSKQKRYEQYLLFVRLGVKDKLASIQPSSMTEWEKEHERIEFEGAFRLYKPMSGDIAERFTRAQGEDSLDPLAQVEKTVDPVLKQMQDAAKMKMFGTLTRQVFSWQPDSLVFKRFNIAETSCERGSLEAALERRKNKPKFSLFNFTDAPILKSSHSPIPTSEEKGNPSNSTEAVKVTTREASSTLLEGLPSTSHLDQDVLKLTIEERLKMFRDIFLDSSDDEDVQKSPGVRDKIDENASVGQDCQTRSISKEPVNIIRNTAPAKGIFANLDLDKLAMLPQSNSADDSSDSSKSSDSEEDAASVFGPQLPSKCTSSNTSSSAKISVKSLIEKSTSKTKKHEWIEEKPKERKHKKHRKDHKKHKSKSKKKKRKKSK